A stretch of Microbulbifer bruguierae DNA encodes these proteins:
- a CDS encoding PEGA domain-containing protein: MTAKEAVPVRDYEPAHEDASVILPIGFTPAPVSTGGRKLLLTPRAIAVTSCLFLGAVLLVYLLVARSLIFETTPSDADVSVSGFALPLGDGHLVLPGHYSYTVSATGYLPQSGDVEVSRDSNSRHAVKLERLPGHLQVIAEPRVPVRILVNGTEVESADGLANSIPAGRKRITILSERYLPFSKEIEIEGLDNTQTLTASLRPAWANIYITSNPPGATVSVEGTVLGTTPLTAELVQGDRVVDISLPQYKTVQLPVPVTAGVDQTLTTVDLAAADGTLRVVSTPPGASVTVDGEYRGQTPMDLELASNSRHQLRFFMDGYNTVERAVDVNAGDLRDMSVTLTAVFGQVSISSSPSDAQVFIDGKLAGVAGQTFTLPTRSHNITVRKQGYEDYQTTIVPSSKLKQSVRAVLLTGEQSRWSNVPAEITHGAGGKMLLMRPDAQFTMGSSRREQGRRANEVLRKISLTRPFYVGVTEVTNREYRRFQRMHSSSHANGVSLDNDNLPVVNVSWNDAALFCNWLSARDGLKEVYRAERGRVVGFDSNANGYRLLTEAEWAWAARYERGSMRKFPWGDSLPVGKNSGNYADTSAGQIVPAVLRTYTDRYAATAPVASYNANQFGLYDFGGNVSEWIHDLYTIGTGLSLKLEENPVGPKDGDYHVVRGSSWKHAGLTELRLSYRDYGAEARDDIGFRLARWVD, encoded by the coding sequence ATGACAGCCAAGGAAGCGGTACCCGTTCGCGATTACGAGCCTGCCCATGAGGATGCCTCCGTCATCCTGCCTATCGGGTTTACCCCCGCACCAGTTTCCACTGGCGGCAGAAAGCTGTTACTTACCCCCAGGGCAATTGCCGTGACCAGCTGTCTGTTTCTGGGGGCCGTGCTACTGGTGTATTTACTGGTTGCCCGCTCCCTGATTTTTGAAACAACGCCCAGCGACGCGGACGTCTCCGTCAGCGGGTTTGCCCTGCCTCTCGGGGATGGCCACCTGGTGTTGCCCGGCCACTACAGTTATACCGTTAGCGCGACCGGATATCTCCCCCAGAGCGGCGACGTGGAAGTAAGCCGTGACAGCAACAGCCGTCACGCCGTGAAGCTGGAACGTTTACCCGGGCACCTGCAAGTTATCGCCGAGCCGCGGGTGCCGGTACGGATTCTGGTGAATGGCACGGAAGTGGAAAGTGCCGATGGCCTGGCAAATTCCATCCCCGCCGGGCGCAAGCGCATCACCATACTGAGTGAACGCTACTTGCCGTTCAGCAAGGAAATCGAGATCGAAGGCCTGGACAATACCCAGACCCTGACCGCCAGCCTGCGTCCTGCCTGGGCCAATATTTACATCACCAGTAACCCTCCAGGAGCGACCGTGAGTGTCGAGGGTACTGTCCTCGGCACCACACCACTCACTGCAGAGCTGGTTCAGGGCGACCGCGTTGTGGATATCTCCCTGCCCCAGTACAAAACCGTGCAGCTACCAGTGCCGGTAACTGCCGGAGTGGATCAGACCCTCACCACCGTGGATCTGGCTGCCGCCGACGGCACCCTTCGAGTCGTCAGCACACCTCCCGGTGCCAGTGTCACGGTTGACGGTGAATATCGCGGGCAAACCCCCATGGATCTGGAACTCGCTTCCAACAGCCGCCACCAATTGCGTTTTTTCATGGACGGATACAACACGGTCGAACGCGCCGTAGATGTAAATGCCGGTGACCTGCGGGATATGTCCGTAACGCTCACTGCCGTGTTTGGCCAGGTTTCCATTTCCAGCAGTCCGTCGGATGCCCAGGTATTCATCGACGGTAAACTCGCCGGTGTCGCGGGACAGACTTTTACTCTTCCCACCCGCAGTCACAACATCACCGTGCGCAAGCAGGGCTATGAGGATTACCAGACCACCATAGTGCCGTCCAGTAAACTCAAGCAGAGTGTGCGTGCGGTTTTGCTCACCGGTGAGCAGTCGCGCTGGAGTAATGTGCCCGCGGAAATTACCCACGGTGCTGGCGGCAAGATGCTGCTGATGCGACCCGATGCACAGTTCACCATGGGCTCCTCCCGTCGCGAGCAAGGACGTCGCGCCAATGAAGTGCTGCGTAAAATTTCTCTCACGCGACCTTTTTATGTCGGGGTTACCGAAGTCACCAATCGCGAATACCGGCGCTTCCAGCGCATGCATAGTTCCAGCCACGCCAATGGAGTCAGTCTCGACAACGACAACCTGCCGGTAGTAAACGTCAGCTGGAACGATGCCGCACTTTTCTGCAATTGGCTGAGCGCCCGCGACGGTCTCAAAGAGGTCTACCGTGCCGAGCGTGGACGTGTCGTTGGATTTGATAGCAATGCCAATGGCTACCGCCTGCTCACCGAAGCGGAATGGGCCTGGGCAGCGCGCTACGAGCGCGGCAGCATGCGTAAATTCCCCTGGGGTGACTCTTTGCCAGTCGGCAAAAATTCCGGCAATTACGCCGATACCAGCGCCGGCCAGATAGTGCCTGCGGTGTTGCGGACCTATACCGATCGCTACGCCGCAACGGCACCGGTCGCCAGCTATAACGCCAATCAATTCGGTCTCTATGACTTTGGCGGCAATGTTTCCGAATGGATTCACGATCTCTACACCATCGGTACCGGCCTTTCGCTCAAGCTGGAAGAAAATCCCGTGGGGCCCAAGGACGGCGACTATCACGTGGTGCGCGGATCCAGCTGGAAGCACGCCGGACTCACAGAACTGCGCTTGTCCTACCGCGACTATGGCGCCGAGGCCCGCGACGATATCGGTTTCAGACTGGCACGCTGGGTGGATTGA